In Thiospirochaeta perfilievii, a single window of DNA contains:
- a CDS encoding helicase-related protein, whose amino-acid sequence MEDLINSKSKELFGINYVFPFQRLVISNTLAAAGYFSEDDRLESIPRQIVLLPTGAGKSLCFMLPGVLLEGMTLIIFPLLSLMADQERRIIEGGGSVTILKGGMSKDEKDEAYKLIRTNSVKFILTNPETLGSVKILDLLSGAEITHVVIDETHTVSQWGESFRPTYLEVGKHIKTIGVDLVTAYTATASEYILESVIKHIFLGEQVNIVRGNPDRTNIHYSVIPSISKDETLIELVKSVETPAIIFHSSRVSAEVTNRLLINRLERDDIVYYHAGLTKDQKSRIEEWFFTSDTGILNATCAYGMGVDKQNIRSVIHLEVPSSIEAFLQESGRGGRDRKLAKSFLITTRVNKKSRILDAINTGLCRREVLLRLMGHEIEFCSGCDICDNSFQAVETGFIQITQFLIKNRFIYNIDQSVNILKGFYTFTAKQEQYHNACGFGILSRWDKDSIKDSINILTKSNVIIKRWGKLGLTKHLIIGDETSPSPNTL is encoded by the coding sequence ATGGAAGACCTAATAAACAGTAAGTCAAAAGAACTTTTTGGTATAAACTATGTATTCCCCTTTCAAAGGCTTGTTATATCTAATACATTGGCAGCAGCAGGATATTTCTCTGAAGATGATAGATTAGAGAGCATTCCAAGGCAGATTGTTTTACTACCAACAGGAGCTGGGAAATCCCTCTGTTTTATGTTACCTGGGGTATTATTAGAAGGTATGACACTAATAATATTCCCCCTACTCTCTTTAATGGCAGACCAGGAGAGAAGAATAATAGAGGGAGGGGGATCTGTTACCATATTAAAAGGGGGAATGTCTAAGGATGAAAAGGATGAGGCATATAAACTAATTAGAACAAACAGTGTAAAATTCATTCTTACAAACCCAGAAACCCTAGGAAGTGTTAAAATACTAGATCTATTAAGTGGTGCTGAGATTACCCATGTAGTTATAGATGAAACCCATACTGTTAGTCAGTGGGGGGAGAGTTTTAGACCTACATATTTAGAGGTAGGAAAACATATTAAAACAATTGGTGTAGATTTAGTTACAGCCTATACAGCAACAGCATCTGAATATATTTTAGAGAGTGTAATTAAACATATATTTTTAGGGGAGCAGGTAAATATTGTTAGGGGCAATCCAGATAGGACTAATATTCACTACTCTGTTATTCCATCTATATCCAAGGATGAGACACTTATAGAGTTAGTTAAAAGTGTAGAAACACCAGCAATTATTTTCCACTCATCAAGGGTCAGTGCCGAAGTAACAAATAGACTATTAATAAACAGGTTAGAAAGGGATGATATTGTATACTATCATGCTGGATTAACAAAAGATCAGAAAAGTAGAATCGAAGAGTGGTTTTTTACATCTGACACTGGAATACTAAACGCAACTTGCGCCTACGGAATGGGTGTTGATAAGCAAAATATTAGAAGTGTAATCCATTTAGAAGTCCCCTCCTCCATAGAGGCATTTTTACAGGAGTCAGGGCGGGGAGGACGGGATAGAAAACTTGCAAAATCTTTTTTAATAACAACAAGGGTTAATAAAAAAAGTAGAATACTAGATGCTATTAATACAGGGTTATGCCGTAGAGAAGTTCTTCTTAGGCTTATGGGACATGAGATAGAGTTCTGTTCGGGATGTGATATTTGCGATAATAGTTTTCAAGCAGTTGAAACAGGATTTATACAAATTACCCAGTTCCTGATAAAAAATCGATTTATATATAATATAGATCAGTCAGTAAATATTTTAAAAGGTTTTTATACATTTACTGCTAAACAGGAACAGTATCACAATGCCTGTGGTTTTGGTATTCTTTCCAGGTGGGATAAGGACTCTATTAAAGATAGTATAAATATACTAACTAAAAGTAATGTTATTATAAAAAGATGGGGGAAATTAGGTTTAACTAAACATTTAATTATAGGGGATGAAACTTCTCCATCCCCAAATACCCTATAA
- a CDS encoding carbohydrate ABC transporter permease: MKKVKPKIQKSQIVIAAVLILIVTLWTVPTLGVFITSFRDSKDIYSSGWWSVLPHKDIVKTVEIELPQDIDPDGPITLEGHTANFNQWREGIEVSEGRILRWYGNKRSRIVEVYEKKWVGFGANLTLSNYRDVLAAGTVTFEDAQGNQITRQGNNFADAVLNSIAVSIPATVIPILIAAFAAYAFAWMEFPGRKPLFIMIVGLLVVPLQIALIPILRDFTAWGLNGTFVSMWLAHTGFGLPLAVYLLYNYISTLPRDIFESAYLDGATPFTTFVLLVIPLSVPALASFAIFQFLWVWNDYLVALIFLGDKNRVVTSALAAMVGEKGQDWHLLTSGAFMSMIIPLMVFFGLQRFFVKGLMAGSVKG; this comes from the coding sequence ATGAAAAAAGTAAAACCAAAAATACAAAAATCACAAATAGTAATTGCTGCTGTATTAATTCTTATCGTTACATTATGGACAGTTCCAACTCTAGGTGTTTTTATTACATCCTTTAGAGATTCTAAAGATATTTATAGTTCCGGGTGGTGGAGTGTTCTACCTCATAAAGATATTGTAAAAACAGTAGAAATTGAGTTACCACAGGATATAGACCCAGATGGACCTATTACCCTAGAAGGACATACGGCTAATTTTAACCAGTGGCGGGAAGGGATAGAAGTTTCAGAGGGTAGAATATTAAGATGGTATGGTAATAAAAGATCCAGAATTGTAGAGGTTTATGAGAAAAAATGGGTAGGATTTGGAGCAAATTTAACCCTAAGTAACTACCGTGATGTTTTAGCTGCTGGTACAGTTACCTTCGAAGATGCCCAGGGTAATCAGATAACAAGACAGGGGAATAATTTTGCAGATGCTGTTTTGAACTCTATAGCTGTTAGCATACCTGCAACTGTTATACCTATTTTAATTGCAGCTTTTGCAGCCTATGCATTTGCTTGGATGGAGTTTCCTGGAAGAAAACCTCTTTTTATTATGATTGTAGGACTTTTAGTTGTTCCTTTACAGATAGCATTAATACCTATACTTCGAGATTTTACTGCTTGGGGGTTAAATGGTACATTTGTTAGTATGTGGTTGGCTCATACAGGATTTGGGCTCCCTTTAGCTGTATATCTACTTTATAATTATATAAGTACACTTCCTAGGGATATTTTTGAGTCCGCTTATCTAGATGGAGCTACACCTTTTACAACCTTTGTCTTACTTGTAATACCACTTTCTGTTCCTGCTTTAGCAAGTTTTGCAATATTCCAGTTTTTATGGGTGTGGAATGACTACTTAGTAGCACTTATTTTCCTTGGTGATAAAAATAGAGTTGTTACTAGTGCATTAGCTGCAATGGTTGGAGAAAAAGGTCAAGATTGGCACCTTCTAACTTCTGGTGCATTTATGAGTATGATAATACCTCTAATGGTATTTTTTGGACTACAAAGATTTTTTGTTAAAGGGCTAATGGCCGGTTCAGTAAAAGGATAA
- a CDS encoding TraB/GumN family protein has protein sequence MNKKITKKLVLILLWIIVTASCTTTKKDVAQSVEKRALLWELTNGDTSIFIAGSIHIAPDEIYPLDDIYYESLGQSDHFVMEADVTYAGTDPDFQKFVMERALLPQKDDLANYIDKDNIEVLNEILSPFNMNFNQIRIFKPWMVTTILTEFLGQELGFYSGNGVDVHLQNVANQIELNPLYLESAESQIVMMDSNSLEYQKFELLSLLEDKNALKETFNGLMNAWISGDTEAIYKIMTSEGQDIPGSKEALDRLLFQRNKNWLEQVKNYLETGDNYFIVVGAGHLCGEGSLIDLLEKDGYNLNRL, from the coding sequence ATGAATAAAAAAATAACTAAAAAATTAGTATTAATCCTACTGTGGATTATTGTAACCGCCTCTTGTACCACAACTAAAAAAGATGTAGCACAAAGTGTAGAAAAAAGAGCTCTTTTATGGGAGTTAACAAATGGAGATACTTCAATATTTATTGCAGGGTCAATACATATCGCTCCAGATGAGATCTATCCATTAGATGATATCTATTATGAATCTTTAGGGCAATCAGACCATTTTGTTATGGAGGCTGATGTAACCTATGCAGGAACAGATCCTGATTTCCAAAAATTTGTTATGGAAAGGGCTCTACTTCCCCAAAAAGATGATCTTGCTAACTATATTGATAAGGATAATATAGAGGTTTTAAATGAGATTCTCTCACCTTTTAATATGAATTTTAATCAAATAAGAATTTTTAAGCCCTGGATGGTAACTACAATATTAACTGAGTTCTTAGGTCAGGAACTTGGATTCTATTCCGGGAATGGTGTAGATGTCCATCTGCAAAATGTTGCAAATCAAATAGAATTAAACCCTCTCTATCTAGAGAGTGCGGAGTCCCAAATAGTAATGATGGATTCTAATTCTTTAGAGTATCAAAAGTTTGAATTATTATCACTTTTAGAGGATAAAAATGCTCTTAAAGAGACTTTTAATGGACTAATGAATGCTTGGATTTCTGGAGATACAGAAGCTATCTATAAAATTATGACTTCTGAAGGGCAAGATATTCCAGGTTCTAAGGAGGCTTTAGACCGACTTCTTTTCCAACGAAATAAAAACTGGTTAGAACAAGTTAAAAATTATTTAGAAACTGGTGATAACTACTTTATTGTAGTAGGAGCTGGTCACTTATGCGGAGAGGGTAGTTTAATAGATCTTTTAGAAAAAGATGGATATAACTTAAATAGATTATAG
- a CDS encoding MerR family transcriptional regulator, producing MPEKLYKMGDVAKLHNITKKTLRYYDKIDLFKPDQIGGLNNYKYYSRKNFPILKQIIYLKDIGFSLSETKYLLENRTHELMISELHKRLNIVSEDIDKLSQKKRSIEYLINFYERAKKINKNDLNRPSIQIHDTRKVFMLDAEQNDKEGIMLAYRKVLGRLRELDHFSHQEYGSIYFNNGEQLPKRSGSFILLPTDFKIQGQNILPRGKYISMYHMGSYYNEKAVTFLMDWLNNNNYKAIGDFYDFCIVDRSFTDNEDEMIMELQVLVE from the coding sequence TTGCCAGAAAAACTATATAAAATGGGTGATGTAGCCAAACTACATAATATTACAAAAAAAACGTTGAGATATTACGATAAAATAGACTTATTTAAACCAGATCAAATTGGTGGATTAAATAATTATAAATATTATTCTAGAAAAAATTTTCCAATTTTAAAACAGATCATTTATTTAAAGGATATAGGGTTTTCCTTATCAGAAACAAAATATCTTCTAGAAAATCGGACCCATGAACTCATGATCAGCGAATTACATAAAAGGTTAAATATTGTATCAGAAGATATTGATAAACTCTCTCAAAAAAAAAGAAGTATCGAGTATCTTATTAATTTCTATGAACGTGCCAAAAAGATCAATAAAAATGACCTTAATAGACCCTCTATTCAGATTCATGATACAAGAAAAGTTTTTATGTTAGATGCTGAACAGAATGATAAAGAAGGAATAATGTTAGCATATAGAAAGGTTTTAGGCCGTTTAAGAGAGTTAGACCACTTTTCTCATCAAGAGTATGGTTCTATATATTTTAACAATGGAGAACAGTTACCTAAGAGATCTGGCTCTTTTATTCTTCTACCTACAGATTTCAAAATCCAGGGACAGAATATTCTTCCAAGGGGTAAATATATAAGCATGTATCATATGGGATCATATTATAATGAAAAAGCCGTAACATTTCTTATGGATTGGTTAAATAACAATAACTATAAAGCTATTGGAGATTTTTATGATTTTTGTATTGTTGATAGATCTTTTACAGATAATGAAGATGAAATGATCATGGAATTACAGGTTCTAGTTGAATAG